In Leptospiraceae bacterium, the following are encoded in one genomic region:
- a CDS encoding response regulator — translation MAKILVVDDAKFMRTLVKDALTAVGHTIVGEAENGNIAVEQYKLLRPDLVTMDITMREKDGIVATGEIIKMDPKAKVIMVTALGQEDLLAKAIKMGVKDFVVKPFPPERLQQAAAKALGI, via the coding sequence ATGGCCAAGATTTTGGTTGTGGATGACGCTAAATTTATGCGAACCCTAGTTAAGGATGCTTTAACAGCAGTCGGTCATACTATTGTAGGGGAAGCGGAGAATGGAAATATTGCGGTAGAGCAATATAAATTGTTACGCCCCGATTTAGTTACAATGGATATAACTATGAGAGAAAAAGATGGAATTGTTGCGACAGGTGAAATAATCAAAATGGATCCAAAAGCAAAAGTAATCATGGTAACAGCTCTCGGACAGGAAGACCTATTAGCTAAAGCTATTAAAATGGGAGTGAAAGACTTTGTTGTTAAACCTTTTCCACCTGAAAGACTACAGCAGGCAGCAGCGAAAGCACTCGGGATTTAA
- a CDS encoding segregation/condensation protein A, with protein MEDTEVQEEKDSLPFTIRWNNPDGGYSEGPLSLLWSLIESYKVDIFDVALSKITEDFIKFIQLSKTISIELSTEFIKMAANLVYLKSKSLLPNPGFEEFESEAKLPKELVEKLLEHKKFQLAGRKLGEIDEISAGVFKRESNQILIDFPADENWLDLDLLDLISAFNNILETRAINEEIPNLLIADQDYSIDKKIKTIEELLIQRGEIDFSDIFDSTEPDTYDIVFSFLALLEIVKLKKVAIKQHKMFGNIKIFLVS; from the coding sequence ATGGAAGATACTGAAGTACAAGAAGAAAAAGATTCTCTTCCATTTACAATCCGATGGAATAATCCAGACGGAGGTTATTCCGAAGGTCCTCTTTCATTACTCTGGAGTTTGATCGAAAGTTATAAAGTAGATATTTTTGATGTAGCTCTTTCAAAAATTACAGAAGACTTTATAAAATTTATTCAACTCTCGAAGACAATTTCTATTGAGCTTAGTACTGAATTTATCAAAATGGCGGCTAATTTAGTTTATTTGAAATCAAAGTCGCTATTGCCTAATCCGGGATTTGAAGAATTTGAATCGGAAGCTAAACTACCGAAAGAACTCGTAGAAAAATTATTAGAGCATAAAAAATTTCAGCTAGCAGGAAGAAAGTTAGGCGAAATAGATGAAATCAGTGCAGGTGTGTTCAAAAGAGAATCGAATCAAATTTTAATTGATTTCCCTGCCGATGAAAATTGGTTAGATTTAGATTTACTAGATTTAATTTCTGCGTTTAATAATATCTTAGAAACAAGAGCGATTAATGAAGAAATTCCTAATTTGTTAATAGCAGATCAGGATTATTCGATCGATAAAAAAATCAAAACGATTGAAGAGTTACTAATACAGAGAGGTGAAATTGATTTTTCAGACATATTTGATTCTACTGAACCAGATACGTATGATATCGTTTTTTCTTTTTTAGCACTTTTGGAAATAGTAAAGTTGAAAAAAGTTGCAATCAAACAGCATAAGATGTTTGGAAATATCAAAATATTTTTGGTCAGTTGA
- the scpB gene encoding SMC-Scp complex subunit ScpB — MENNQNTKEYNKGLIEALIFLSGEPVKLASLADSVKLEKSYVRDLIDELMLDYSEKNGGFLLKEIAGGYQFLTNEAYYKVLGSIFKEKKRETLSRGTLDTLAIISYKQPITLPEIDEIRGVSSRNMVSTLIAKKLVKAVGQKEVPGRPTLYGTTNEFLIHFGLNKLSDLPMPVEVKELKFEDLEDLSPQKEEEEIFNE; from the coding sequence TTGGAAAATAATCAAAATACAAAAGAATATAATAAAGGTCTTATAGAGGCATTGATTTTTCTTTCAGGGGAACCTGTAAAGTTAGCAAGTCTTGCAGATTCAGTGAAATTAGAAAAGTCCTATGTCCGTGATTTAATTGATGAACTCATGTTAGATTACTCTGAAAAAAATGGGGGATTTTTACTAAAGGAAATTGCCGGCGGATATCAATTCTTAACCAATGAAGCTTATTATAAGGTATTGGGAAGTATTTTTAAAGAGAAAAAAAGAGAAACTCTTTCGCGTGGAACTCTCGATACTTTAGCCATTATTTCCTACAAACAGCCAATTACGTTGCCAGAAATTGACGAAATACGAGGAGTATCCTCACGAAATATGGTATCAACACTGATTGCAAAAAAATTAGTCAAAGCAGTTGGACAAAAAGAAGTTCCAGGAAGACCTACACTGTATGGGACTACAAATGAGTTTCTAATTCATTTTGGTTTGAATAAACTTTCTGATTTACCAATGCCTGTAGAAGTGAAAGAATTAAAGTTTGAAGACTTAGAGGACTTATCACCCCAAAAAGAAGAGGAAGAAATATTTAATGAGTGA